Below is a genomic region from Aurantimonas sp. HBX-1.
TTGTAAGCGGAGATCAGTTCGAAGGACTGTGCGCCGGCCACATGCGCGACCACCGGCGTCGTCGCCAGTGCCATCGCTGCAATAAGAACCCGGGCCCGGCGCCACATGTCATCCCCCTTTGACCAAACGGTGACAGCCCAAGTAACGCGGCTCTTTCCGTTTGGTTGCGACGAGGATTTACTTTTTCTTAAGACGGTTGCGTATGCAATTTTCCGTGTGCCGATGCGCTCACGCGAAGTTGAATGCGGGCGAGTGCTTCGCCGCGACTCTCAAAGGGTGGCGCTCCGGTGCGGCAGGGGCTCGAGGCCGCCCTCATCGCCCAGTCCGACGGCCTCGATCCGCTCGCCGCGCCGCATCAGCTTGTCGGTCGAGACGAGGATCTGGTCGATGTCGCGGCCGGCCTGGCCGAAATGCCCCTTCAGCGCCGTCACGCGGGCGTCGAGACGGGCGAGGTCTTCGGCGAGCAGCCGCACTTCCTGCTGGATGCGGCCGGCCTCGGCCCGCATGCGCGAGTCCTTGAGGATCGCCTGGACGACCTGGATCGACAGGAGCAGCAGCGACGGCGAGACGATCACCACCCGGGCGCGGTGCGCCTTCTGCACCACGTCCTCGAAATGCTCGTGGAGGTCGGCGAACACCGCCTCGGACGGCACGAACAGGAAGGCGGTGTCCTGGGTCTCGCCGGGGATCAGGTATTTCTCGGCGATCGCCTTCACATGCACGTCCATGTCGCGCCGCATCCGGCTTGCGGCGAAGGCCCGCGCATCGTCGGTGGCCGCCTCGCGCAGCGCCGAGAAAGCCTCCAGCGGAAACTTCGCGTCGATGGCGAGGCCGGGCGCGCCGTTCGGCATGCGGATCAGGCAGTCGACCCGCTTGCCGTTGGAGAGCGTCGCCTGGAAGGAATAGGCCGCGCTCGGCAGCGCGTCGGCAACGATCGCCTGCATGCGCCCCTCGCCGAAGGCGCCGCGCGACTGCTTGTTGGCGAGGATATCCTGCAGCCGCACCACCTCGCCGGCAAGCCCCCTGATCTCCCCCTGCGCCCGGTCGATGACCGCCAGCCGCTCGGCGAGCGCCGAGAGCGAGGCCTTGGTGTCGTGAGTGGTCTGGAGGATCGACTGGCCGACCCGGGAGGACAGCCCGTCGAACCGCTCGGCTAGCGTGCGGGTGAGATCGGCCTGCCGCGCGCCGAAGATCTCGGCCATGGTCTGCATCCGGCCGGTGATCTCGGCCTGCGATTGCAGCACCGCGTCGAGCCGGTCGGCCGCTTCCGCCTCCCGCTCGGCCGCCTCCCCCGCCCGTCCGGCACGGCGGGCGGCGCCGCGCCAGAGGACGAAGAAGAGGAGGGCGAGAGCGGCCAAGGCGATCTCGGTCGGCAGGATCGGATGGCCGAACAGGTTGCCGAGCGGGCGGGCGATGAAGTCGGCGAAAGCGGCACTGTCCATGTCGCGACCCTAGCGGCGATTCGTAAACGAATCGGACCAAAACAGGAACATCCTGTCACGCGCGTCGAATCCCGGCCAGCGCATCGCCGGCAGGCGCCGGCGCGATTGACCGGCCCCGCGCCAGCGATTACCTGAGCGCCATGACGATCCGACCCCTCATCATCCTTCCCGATCCGGTCCTGCGCCAGGCCTCCAGGCCGGTCGAGCGCGTCGACGCAGCGCTCAAGAGCCTCGCCGACGACATGCTGGCGACGATGTACGACGCGCCCGGCATCGGCCTCGCCGCCATCCAGGTGGGCGAGCCGCTGCGGCTGCTGGTCATCGACGTCGCCAAGGAGGACGAGGAGAAGACGCCGCGCGTCTATCTCAACCCGGAGATCCTCGCCCAGTCGGACGCGGTGAACGTCTACGAGGAAGGCTGCCTGTCGATCCCGGACTACTATGCCGAGGTCGAGCGGCCGGCCGAGGTGACGGTCCGCTATCTCGGTCTCGACGGCAAGCTGCACGAGGAGAAGGCCGACGGCATCCTCGCCACCTGCCTGCAGCACGAGATCGACCATCTCAACGGCGTCCTGTTCATCGACCACATCTCCAAGCTGAAGCGCGACATGGTGGTGAAGAAGTTCACCAAGGCGGCGGCCCGCAAGACGACGGCCTGAGCGATGGCGCTGCGCGTCGGCTTCATGGGCACGCCCGCCTTCGCGGTGCCGACGCTGCAGGCGATCGTCGCGGCCGGGCATGAGGTGGCGGCGGTCTACACCCAGCCGCCGCGCCGGGCCGGCCGCCGTGGCCTGACCCTCACCCCCTCGCCGGTCCAGTTGGCGGCGGAGCGCCTGGGACTCGCTGTGCGCAGCCCGATCAATTTCCGCGACCCGGCCGATGTCGAAGCCTTCGAGGCGCTCGGTCTCGATGTCGGCGTGGTCGTCGCCTACGGCCTGCTCTTGCCGCAGGAGATCCTCGACGCGCCCCGCTTCGGCTGCCTCAACGGCCACGGTTCGCTGCTGCCGCGCTGGCGCGGCGCGGCGCCGATCCAGCGCGCGATCGAGGCCGGCGACGCCGTCACCGGCATGATGGTGATGCGGATGGAAGCCGGGCTCGACACCGGCCCGGTGGCGCTCACCGCCGAAACGCCGATCTGCGAGGCCGAGACGGCGGGCGAGCTGCACGACCGGCTGGCCGAAATGGCGGCTTCGCTGATGGTCGAGGCGCTGGCCAAGCTCGAGGCCGGCACGCTGACCTTCGAGGACCAGGACGCGCTGGCGGCACGCACCGGCCGCGAGCCGGTCTATGCCCGCAAGCTGACCAAGGCCGAGGCGGCGATCGACTTCGGCGGCGATGCGGAAAGCATCGCGCGCAAGATCAACGCCTTCGCGCCGGCGCCGGGGGCGTTCGTCGAAATGGCGCTCGCCGGCGCGTCGGAGCGGGTGAAGATCCTTCGGGCGAGGGCCGAAACGGGCTCGGGCGTCGCCGGCACCACGCTCGACGACCGGCTGCTCGTCGCCTGCGGCACCGGCGCGGTTCGGCTTCTGGAACTGCAGCGGCCGGGCGGCAAGCCGATGCCGGCCGAGGAATGGCTGCGCGGCTCGCCGTTCGCCGCCGGAACCCGGCTGGTCGCCGCCAGCGGCACGTAGCGGAAGGACGGCGCCGTGCCCCGGTACCGTCCGGCGCGGGTCCCATGTAGGACAGGATCGCTTCGCATGCCGCAAAGGGCGAATTGCCGCTGATGCCCCGATACAAGCTCACCATCGAATATGACGGCACGCCTTATTGCGGCTGGCAGCGCCAGAAGGCCGACCTGTCGGTGCAGGAGGAGATCGAGCGGGCGGTGGCGGGGTTTACGGGCGAGGCGGCGACGCTGTTCGGCGCCGGCCGCACCGACGCCGGGGTGCATGCGACCGGACAGGTGGCGCATCTCGATCTGGCCCGCGACTGGGAGACGGACGTGGTGCGCGACGCGCTGAACGCGCATCTGCGCGACAAGCCGGTGGCGATCCTCGCGGTCGAGCGCGTCGGCGAGGATTTCGACGCCCGCTTCTCCGCCCGCCAACGGCATTATCTCTACCGCATCTTCAACCGCCGCGCCCCGCCGGCCCTGCTGGCCGGACGGGTCTGGTGGGTATCGCGGCCGCTCGACGTGGGCGCCATGCACGCGGCGGCGCAGCGGCTCGTCGGCACGCATGATTTCGACACGTTCCGCTCGGCGCACTGCCAGGCGAAGAACCCGATCCGCACGCTGGAACAGCTGGACGTCGTCCGCGGCCCGGAAGACGAGATCCACATCCACGCGAGGGCCCAGTCCTTCCTGCACAACCAGATCCGCTCCTTCGCCGGCACGCTGAAGCTGGTCGGGGAAGGGCGCTGGAGCGAGGCGGACCTCGTCGCCGCGCTGGAAGCGCGCGACCGCACGCGCTGCGGCCCGGTGGCACCGCCGGACGGGCTGTACCTGACGCAGATCACCTACGGCACCGCGCCAAAGCGGACCCTGCCGCCCTATCCGCCGGCAGGCGGCGAGGCCGGGACGGAGCCCCCCGGCAAATAATCCGGCGAAACGCCCCGCTGCCTTTTATCCCAAGGGGATAGGCACCGGCTGCCGCACCCGTTTGCCTCCATATTGCCGCCTTTCTGACACCGGGCGGTTGAAAAACATCTCAAAGCATATATTCTGCCCCTCTCAATCGAAGCCAGAATGACCGGCGCCGCGACGGCTGATCGGACGATATATTCTGCGCTGACCCACCGTTCCCCGATGCACCTGTCGAACAGGTTTGCAGGTTTTCCGGCCGGGACGACTGTCCAAGATGGAGTCATCATGACGAATATTCTTCGCAATAGCCTTCTCTCGACCGTGGTTTCCGCGGCTGTTCTTGTAACCGGCGCCGCCTCGGCGGCCTCGCTGGCCGAAATCAAGGAAAGCGGCACGGTCCGGATCGCGGTCGCCAACGAAATTCCCTACGGCTACATGGACATGAGTGGCGAGGCCAAGGGTGCCGGACCGGACGTCGCGCGGCATGTCTTCGAGCAGATGGGCATCGACGACATCGAATGGACGAGCACGAACTTCTCGTCGCTGATCCCCGGCCTGCGCGCCGACCGCTTCGACGTCGCGGCCGCCGAGATGGCCGTGCTGCCGGACCGCTGCCAGAGCGTGATCTACTCCGAGCCCAACAGCTCCTACGGCGAGGGTCTGCTCGTCGCCGCTGGCAATCCCAAGGATCTGCACAGCTACGGCGCCTTTGCCGAGGGCGACGGCAAGGTGGCGATCATGGCCGGCGCCGACCAGCTGGAAATGCTGCAGAAGCTCGGTGTTCCAGAAGACCGCATGGTGACGATCTCCAGCAATGCGGATGCGATCTCCACCGTGTCGACCGGCCGCGCCGATGCCTATGCCGCCACCAGCCTGACGGTCAGCGAACTGGCCGGCA
It encodes:
- a CDS encoding DNA recombination protein RmuC — encoded protein: MDSAAFADFIARPLGNLFGHPILPTEIALAALALLFFVLWRGAARRAGRAGEAAEREAEAADRLDAVLQSQAEITGRMQTMAEIFGARQADLTRTLAERFDGLSSRVGQSILQTTHDTKASLSALAERLAVIDRAQGEIRGLAGEVVRLQDILANKQSRGAFGEGRMQAIVADALPSAAYSFQATLSNGKRVDCLIRMPNGAPGLAIDAKFPLEAFSALREAATDDARAFAASRMRRDMDVHVKAIAEKYLIPGETQDTAFLFVPSEAVFADLHEHFEDVVQKAHRARVVIVSPSLLLLSIQVVQAILKDSRMRAEAGRIQQEVRLLAEDLARLDARVTALKGHFGQAGRDIDQILVSTDKLMRRGERIEAVGLGDEGGLEPLPHRSATL
- the def gene encoding peptide deformylase, with the protein product MTIRPLIILPDPVLRQASRPVERVDAALKSLADDMLATMYDAPGIGLAAIQVGEPLRLLVIDVAKEDEEKTPRVYLNPEILAQSDAVNVYEEGCLSIPDYYAEVERPAEVTVRYLGLDGKLHEEKADGILATCLQHEIDHLNGVLFIDHISKLKRDMVVKKFTKAAARKTTA
- the fmt gene encoding methionyl-tRNA formyltransferase; the encoded protein is MALRVGFMGTPAFAVPTLQAIVAAGHEVAAVYTQPPRRAGRRGLTLTPSPVQLAAERLGLAVRSPINFRDPADVEAFEALGLDVGVVVAYGLLLPQEILDAPRFGCLNGHGSLLPRWRGAAPIQRAIEAGDAVTGMMVMRMEAGLDTGPVALTAETPICEAETAGELHDRLAEMAASLMVEALAKLEAGTLTFEDQDALAARTGREPVYARKLTKAEAAIDFGGDAESIARKINAFAPAPGAFVEMALAGASERVKILRARAETGSGVAGTTLDDRLLVACGTGAVRLLELQRPGGKPMPAEEWLRGSPFAAGTRLVAASGT
- the ehuB gene encoding ectoine/hydroxyectoine ABC transporter substrate-binding protein EhuB, with the translated sequence MTNILRNSLLSTVVSAAVLVTGAASAASLAEIKESGTVRIAVANEIPYGYMDMSGEAKGAGPDVARHVFEQMGIDDIEWTSTNFSSLIPGLRADRFDVAAAEMAVLPDRCQSVIYSEPNSSYGEGLLVAAGNPKDLHSYGAFAEGDGKVAIMAGADQLEMLQKLGVPEDRMVTISSNADAISTVSTGRADAYAATSLTVSELAGKDDGVESAGSFEDPVIDGEEVRSWGAFAFASDSTELRDAFNEELTKFKQTDEWREILAGYGFSEADIKGSGQRTTQELCDASS
- the truA gene encoding tRNA pseudouridine(38-40) synthase TruA, with the protein product MPRYKLTIEYDGTPYCGWQRQKADLSVQEEIERAVAGFTGEAATLFGAGRTDAGVHATGQVAHLDLARDWETDVVRDALNAHLRDKPVAILAVERVGEDFDARFSARQRHYLYRIFNRRAPPALLAGRVWWVSRPLDVGAMHAAAQRLVGTHDFDTFRSAHCQAKNPIRTLEQLDVVRGPEDEIHIHARAQSFLHNQIRSFAGTLKLVGEGRWSEADLVAALEARDRTRCGPVAPPDGLYLTQITYGTAPKRTLPPYPPAGGEAGTEPPGK